Genomic DNA from Halomonas sp. BDJS001:
CGGCCAGCTGGGCCCCCGGCGAGCATTTGAGAGCCACAACCTTCAACTGACCGAACAATTGCTTGAAGCGGCCAGCTGCTCGGGCGTAGAGCGTTTCGTGTTTGTTTCTTCGCCGTCAATTTTTGCCGCGTATCGTGACCGGTTAGCCATCGGCGAATATGACGCCCCCGCGCTTCAGCCACTTAACCACTACGCACGTACCAAGCTCGCGGCGGAACGCAGCGTGCTTGCGCCGCGGGCAGACGCCATGGCCTGCTGCGCCATTCGCCCGCGTGCACTGGTGGGGCCGGGCGATCAGGTGATCCTACCCAAGCTGACCGAACTGGCGGGGCGCGAGCGGATGCCGCTGCCGCGTGGGGGCAGGGCGCTGATTGAGTTGACCGATCTGCGCGACGCCGCATGGGCCATCTGCACCGCTGAGGAGCGGGCAGTCGGGCTTGCCGGAAAGGCGATCAACATATCGGGAGGTAGCCCCATTAGGGTACGCGAAGTGGCTCATAAGCTTGCCAATGCGTTGGGAAAAACACCGCAGCTTGTCTCGCTGCCGGTTGGCTTGGCGCGTGCTATCGCTGTGCTCAGTGAAAATGCTGCGCTGCTGATGCGCTCCGCCCAGGAGCCAATGCTGACCCGCTACAAGCTGGCGACGCTGGCCTACTCTCAAACCTTTGATCTCGAGCCTGCTCAGCGGTTACTCGGCTACCGACCCCAGCATGATGCACTGGCAACCCTCCTGGCCGAAGCACGGCAGCTTGCCACGCAGGAAAAGCAGCCATGATCCGCGTCGGATTCCGTTGGCTTGAACGCGGTTTATGCCGCCATCCAGAGATCGCTACTCTCTCAGGTGGGAGCCTATGTGCGGTTGATTTTCCCGCCATGGTGGGGGTGATTGAGCACCCGGCGCGGGGTATTTTGTTGTTTGATACCGGCTATGATCCTGCTTTTATCGATGCAACTGAGACGTTTCCCGAGCGGTTCTATCGCTGGACAACGCCGGTCAAAATCGATGCACAGCAGGCGTGGAGCGTCTGGCTCGCGACCCATGGGATTGAAGATAGCGCGATTGCCGGCACCATCATCTCGCATTTTCATGGCGATCATGTCGCCGGGATGTGCCACCTTGCCCAGCGGCCGGTCTATTGCGCCCGTGCGGGTCTGTCCGAATTGCGCCAACCGGGTCGCTTTGGCCGCGTGCGCCAGGGTCTGCTGCCTGCGCTGGTTCCCCAGGCGGCCGATGCCAATGCTCGCTTTTTCGAAGATGCGCCAGCAGTGGCGCTACCCAGCGGATTTGCGCCCTTTAATGAAGGCCGTGACATCCTGGGTGACGGTAGCCTGATCGCCGTGGAACTGCCCGGTCATTGCGTTGGCCACTGGGGGTTGGCACTGCGCACCACCGACGATCGCCAGGTCTTGCTGGCTGCCGACGCGGTGTGGCTTGGCAAGTCAATCACGCAGCGCCGACCGCCGCCGCGGCTTACTACCGCGCTTCTCGGCGATACCCGGCGTTATCGCGCTACGCTAAACCTGTTGAGCGAGGCGGCGTGCTGCAATGGCGACTTGGTCATCCTACCTTCGCATTGCGCTGCCAGTGCCAAGCGTTTTGGTGACCATGATGCGAACTGACCGGGTCTTAGCCGCGTGGATACGAACGCGGCGTGCGCTGAGCCTGTCGTCGGGGCAACTGGCTGCGCGGCGAGCCAGCATGTGGCGCAAACTACAGCCTGTCATCGCCCGTACGCCCGCACTTACACGCTATGCCGGTGGCAATCTGGCTGAGTTTCCGGTCACTGACATCGCGGATCTTCGTGCTGATTACGGTGCCTGGAACAGCCTAGGTATGAGCGATGAGGAATTGCGCGGGTTGGCCGCCGCCGCGGAGCAAGGCACAGCTGTTGGCGAATTGTCGGCAGGCTGGTCGACCGGAACAGGAGGCGGTGCGCGAGGGCTGTTCCTTGCCAGCCCTTCAGAGCGTGCCGACTACATCGGCCAGAGTCTGGCCCGACTGCTACCGGCGCGTGCTTTGCTCAAGCGCCAACGGCTCGTCCTGCATTTGCGCGCCAGTAATGCGCTCTACAGCGATGTGGGGCGAGGGCGGTTTACGTTTGCCCATTTCCCCCTCGAAGCGTCGATTGAACAGAGCGTTGCGGAATTGGCGCAGTTCGAGCCGACGATCCTGATCGCACCGCCCCATCGGCTGGCCGCTTTCGCTGAAGCAGGGGCGCATTTCCCCTCGCTGCAGCATCTGTTTTGCGGCAGCGAACCCGCCGGTGAAGCTGAGCGCCACTTCTTTACCGAGCGGTTAGGGGTAAGGCCACGCCAAATATACCAAGCGACCGAAGGGTTTCTGGCCGCTGAGTGTGCCAACGGCAGGCTGCATCTCAACGATCATGCGATGGCTATCGAGCTTGAGCCGGTTCCCGGCACGCCCGGCTATCGACCGATCATTACCGACCTTCGCCGCACCAGCCAACCGATTGTCCGTGTTCGCGGCGA
This window encodes:
- a CDS encoding MBL fold metallo-hydrolase; the encoded protein is MIRVGFRWLERGLCRHPEIATLSGGSLCAVDFPAMVGVIEHPARGILLFDTGYDPAFIDATETFPERFYRWTTPVKIDAQQAWSVWLATHGIEDSAIAGTIISHFHGDHVAGMCHLAQRPVYCARAGLSELRQPGRFGRVRQGLLPALVPQAADANARFFEDAPAVALPSGFAPFNEGRDILGDGSLIAVELPGHCVGHWGLALRTTDDRQVLLAADAVWLGKSITQRRPPPRLTTALLGDTRRYRATLNLLSEAACCNGDLVILPSHCAASAKRFGDHDAN
- a CDS encoding NAD-dependent epimerase/dehydratase family protein → MLEAASCSGVERFVFVSSPSIFAAYRDRLAIGEYDAPALQPLNHYARTKLAAERSVLAPRADAMACCAIRPRALVGPGDQVILPKLTELAGRERMPLPRGGRALIELTDLRDAAWAICTAEERAVGLAGKAINISGGSPIRVREVAHKLANALGKTPQLVSLPVGLARAIAVLSENAALLMRSAQEPMLTRYKLATLAYSQTFDLEPAQRLLGYRPQHDALATLLAEARQLATQEKQP